In the genome of Acropora muricata isolate sample 2 unplaced genomic scaffold, ASM3666990v1 scaffold_104, whole genome shotgun sequence, one region contains:
- the LOC136899712 gene encoding uncharacterized protein: MEKNEALQNGVKSDEGNLVPIPCSFDMGWQRRGKGHNSRTGQAAVMSLSSGKVLDYASRTKSCRFCDWAKSTGKQPKAHDCRKNHVASSKAMEPDAAVELFNRAPTQGVKFSIYTGDDDSTTEAHIRQKVAYDVEKFSDIIHMKRSLTTRLYNLGQTAKFENCSPLSQKVINHLVKCFSYAIAQNKGDSKGIQAALRCIVPHAFGDHSNCGVTWCGFKSDPASYKHKDLPYGKDLHGEKLQSALNNIFKDYCTDAVAEKLAPMTNSQRNEALNSVVGSKNPKIRFYGGSDSNDFRIACGIAQTNLRYSYVSRTLEALNIEPGNFCLKYGQKMTNQVNNDKIRKSSLDFKRGRANGHRQNCSQTARKEAREGKTYETGIGLNLDLNRTSTVTSSTLKEIESIVPEYTTKPTAKQFKYEENKVYNIIIFDTETTTTGKSAELCQLSATDQSGMHQFSTYVLPKEDIDYFASRVNKLKIFNINGFQLPYACPREDSRVKP; this comes from the coding sequence ATGGAGAAAAATGAAGCACTGCAAAATGGAGTAAAAAGTGATGAGGGTAATCTCGTTCCAATACCCTGTTCCTTTGACATGGGATGGCAGAGACGTGGAAAGGGCCATAATTCGCGCACTGGACAAGCGGCAGTTATGAGCTTATCCTCTGGCAAAGTGTTGGACTATGCATCAAGGACAAAAAGTTGTAGATTTTGTGATTGGGCAAAATCCACAGGAAAGCAACCTAAAGCCCATGACTGCCGCAAAAACCACGTAGCCTCATCAAAAGCTATGGAGCCTGATGCAGCAGTTGAATTATTTAATAGAGCTCCAACTCAAGGTGTAAAGTTTTCAATTTACACAGGTGATGATGACTCCACAACTGAGGCACACATACGTCAAAAAGTAGCTTATGATGTTGAAAAATTCAGCGACATAATTCACATGAAAAGATCACTTACCACACGTTTATACAACCTTGGTCAAACTGCAAAATTTGAGAATTGTTCCCCTCTATCTCAAAAAGTGATCAATCATTTAGTGAAGTGTTTTTCATATGCTATTGCCCAAAATAAGGGTGATTCAAAAGGAATTCAGGCGGCACTTAGGTGCATCGTTCCCCATGCGTTTGGAGACCACAGTAACTGTGGAGTTACTTGGTGTGGGTTCAAATCTGACCCAGCCTCCTACAAGCATAAAGACCTGCCCTATGGAAAAGATCTACATGGGGAAAAGTTGCAGTCAGCTTTGAATAACATCTTCAAAGATTACTGCACTGATGCTGTAGCAGAGAAGCTTGCACCTATGACAAACTCCCAAAGGAATGAGGCTCTGAACAGTGTTGTAGgatccaaaaatccaaaaattagATTCTATGGGGGCAGTGATAGTAACGATTTCCGTATAGCCTGCGGGATTGCTCAGACAAATTTACGCTACAGTTATGTAAGCAGAACCCTTGAAGCACTCAACATAGAGCCTGGTAACTTTTGCTTGAAATATGGGCAAAAAATGACTAATCAggttaataatgataaaatcCGAAAATCGTCTTTGGATTTCAAACGGGGAAGAGCTAATGGCCATAGGCAAAACTGCTCCCAAACAGCACGAAAAGAAGCAAGAGAAGGGAAAACTTACGAAACAGGAATTGGACTAAACCTTGACCTAAACCGCACCTCAACAGTTACTTCAAGTACACTGAAAGAAATCGAAAGCATCGTTCCTGAATATACTACAAAACCAACGGCAAAGCAATTCaaatatgaagaaaacaaagtttaCAATATCATAATTTTTGACACTGAAACAACTACCACTGGAAAATCTGCTGAGCTCTGTCAACTCTCCGCTACAGATCAATCTGGcatgcatcaattctcaacttATGTCTTGCCCAAAGAAGACATCGATTACTTCGCTTCTAGAGTAAATAAACTCAAAATATTCAACATCAATGGTTTTCAACTACCTTACGCATGCCCACgtgaagactcgcgcgtaaagccttaa
- the LOC136899713 gene encoding uncharacterized protein has translation MEKNEALQNGVKSDEGNLVPIPCSFDMGWQRRGKGHNSRTGQAAVMSLSSGKVLDYASRTKSCRFCDWAKSTGKQPKAHDCRKNHVASSKAMEPDAAVELFNRAPTQGVKFSIYTGDDDSTTEAHIRQKVAYDVEKFSDIIHMKRSLTTRLYNLGQTAKFENCSPLSQKVINHLVKCFSYAIAQNKGDSKGIQAALRCIVPHAFGDHSNCGVTWCGFKSDPASYKHKDLPYGKDLHGEKLQSALNNIFKDYCTDAVAEKLAPMTNSQRNEALNSVVGSKNPKIRFYGGSDSNDFRIACGIAQTNLRYSYVSRTLEALNIEPGNFCLKYGQKMTNQVNNDKIRKSSLDFKRGRANGHRQNCSQTARKEAREGKTYETGIGLNLDLNRTSTVTSSTLKEIESIVPEYTTKPTAKQFKYEENKVYNIIIFDTETTTTGKSAELCQLSATDQSGMHQFSTYVLPKEDIDYFASRVNKLKIFNINGFQLPYACPREDSRVKP, from the coding sequence ATGGAGAAAAATGAAGCACTGCAAAATGGAGTAAAAAGTGATGAGGGTAATCTCGTTCCAATACCCTGTTCCTTTGACATGGGATGGCAGAGACGTGGAAAGGGCCATAATTCGCGCACTGGACAAGCGGCAGTTATGAGCTTATCCTCTGGCAAAGTGTTGGACTATGCATCAAGGACAAAAAGTTGTAGATTTTGTGATTGGGCAAAATCCACAGGAAAGCAACCTAAAGCCCATGACTGCCGCAAAAACCACGTAGCCTCATCAAAAGCTATGGAGCCTGATGCAGCAGTTGAATTATTTAATAGAGCTCCAACTCAAGGTGTAAAGTTTTCAATTTACACAGGTGATGATGACTCCACAACTGAGGCACACATACGTCAAAAAGTAGCTTATGATGTTGAAAAATTCAGCGACATAATTCACATGAAAAGATCACTTACCACACGTTTATACAACCTTGGTCAAACTGCAAAATTTGAGAATTGTTCCCCTCTATCTCAAAAAGTGATCAATCATTTAGTGAAGTGTTTTTCATATGCTATTGCCCAAAATAAGGGTGATTCAAAAGGAATTCAGGCGGCACTTAGGTGCATCGTTCCCCATGCGTTTGGAGACCATAGTAACTGTGGAGTTACTTGGTGTGGGTTCAAATCTGACCCAGCCTCCTACAAGCATAAAGACCTGCCCTATGGAAAAGATCTACATGGGGAAAAGTTGCAGTCAGCTTTGAATAACATCTTCAAAGATTACTGCACTGATGCTGTAGCAGAGAAGCTTGCACCTATGACAAACTCCCAAAGGAATGAGGCTCTGAACAGTGTTGTAGgatccaaaaatccaaaaattagATTCTATGGGGGCAGTGATAGTAACGATTTCCGTATAGCCTGCGGGATTGCTCAGACAAATTTACGCTACAGTTATGTAAGCAGAACCCTTGAAGCACTCAACATAGAGCCTGGTAACTTTTGCTTGAAATATGGGCAAAAAATGACTAATCAggttaataatgataaaatcCGAAAATCGTCTTTGGATTTCAAACGGGGAAGAGCTAATGGCCATAGGCAAAACTGCTCCCAAACAGCACGAAAAGAAGCAAGAGAAGGGAAAACTTACGAAACAGGAATTGGACTAAACCTTGACCTAAACCGCACCTCAACAGTTACTTCAAGTACACTGAAAGAAATCGAAAGCATCGTTCCTGAATATACTACAAAACCAACGGCAAAGCAATTCaaatatgaagaaaacaaagtttaCAATATCATAATTTTTGACACTGAAACAACTACCACTGGAAAATCTGCTGAGCTCTGTCAACTCTCCGCTACAGATCAATCTGGcatgcatcaattctcaacttATGTCTTGCCCAAAGAAGACATCGATTACTTCGCTTCTAGAGTAAATAAACTCAAAATATTCAACATCAATGGTTTTCAACTACCTTACGCATGCCCACgtgaagactcgcgcgtaaagccttaa